One genomic segment of Corynebacterium durum includes these proteins:
- the ettA gene encoding energy-dependent translational throttle protein EttA — translation MGEFIYTMKNVRKAHGDKVILDDVTMAFFPGAKIGVVGPNGAGKSSILKIMAGLDQPSNGEAFLDPGATVGILLQEPPLNEEKTVRGNVEEGLGEIFAKKKRFDEIAEEMATNYTDELMEEMGKLQEDLDAADAWEIDSKIEQALEALRCPPGDEPVTHLSGGERRRVALAKLLLSEPDLLLLDEPTNHLDAESVLWLEQHLAKYPGAVLAVTHDRYFLDHVAQWICEVDRGKLYPYEGNYSTYLEKKAERLDIAGKKDQKLQKRLKEELAWVRSGAKARQAKNKARLQRYEEMAAEAEQYKKLDFEEIQIPTPPRLGNQVVEVSSLNKGFDGRVLIKDLSFTLPRNGIVGVIGPNGVGKTTLFKTIVGLENPDEGDVKVGQTVQLSYVDQNRENIDPEKTVWEVVSDGLDYIVVGQNEMPSRAYLSAFGFKGADQQKPAKVLSGGERNRLNLALTLKQGGNLILLDEPTNDLDVETLSSLENALQKFPGCAVVISHDRWFLDRTCTHILAWEGNVEEGQWFWFEGNFEEYEKNKVDRLGPEAARPSRVTHRKLTR, via the coding sequence GTGGGTGAGTTCATCTACACGATGAAAAACGTGCGCAAAGCACACGGTGACAAGGTCATTTTGGACGATGTCACCATGGCCTTCTTTCCGGGCGCAAAGATTGGTGTTGTTGGCCCGAATGGTGCCGGTAAATCCTCCATCCTTAAAATTATGGCTGGTTTGGACCAGCCCTCCAACGGTGAGGCATTCCTCGACCCGGGTGCCACCGTGGGTATTCTGCTGCAGGAGCCGCCGCTGAACGAGGAAAAAACAGTCCGCGGCAACGTGGAAGAGGGCCTTGGCGAGATTTTTGCCAAGAAGAAGCGTTTCGACGAGATCGCCGAAGAAATGGCCACCAACTACACCGACGAGCTCATGGAAGAAATGGGCAAGTTGCAGGAAGATCTCGACGCCGCCGATGCCTGGGAGATTGACTCCAAGATCGAGCAGGCGCTGGAGGCTCTGCGCTGCCCGCCCGGCGATGAGCCCGTCACCCACCTTTCCGGTGGTGAGCGGCGCCGCGTCGCGCTGGCTAAGCTGCTGCTTTCGGAGCCTGACCTGCTGCTTCTAGACGAGCCCACCAACCACCTCGACGCCGAATCCGTCCTGTGGTTGGAGCAGCACCTGGCCAAATACCCCGGTGCCGTCCTGGCCGTCACCCACGACCGCTACTTCCTCGACCACGTCGCGCAATGGATTTGCGAAGTCGACCGCGGCAAGCTCTACCCCTACGAAGGCAACTACTCCACCTACCTGGAGAAGAAAGCCGAACGCCTCGACATCGCAGGCAAAAAAGACCAGAAGCTGCAAAAACGACTCAAGGAAGAACTCGCCTGGGTCCGCTCCGGCGCGAAGGCCCGCCAGGCCAAAAACAAGGCCCGTCTGCAGCGCTACGAAGAAATGGCCGCCGAAGCTGAGCAGTACAAGAAACTCGACTTTGAAGAAATCCAAATCCCGACGCCGCCGCGCCTGGGCAACCAGGTTGTGGAAGTCAGCAGCCTGAACAAGGGTTTCGACGGCCGCGTCCTCATCAAGGACCTTTCCTTCACCTTGCCCCGCAACGGCATTGTCGGTGTGATCGGCCCCAACGGCGTGGGCAAAACCACGCTGTTCAAAACCATCGTTGGCCTGGAAAACCCCGACGAGGGCGATGTGAAAGTCGGCCAAACCGTCCAGCTCTCCTACGTGGACCAGAACCGCGAAAACATCGACCCGGAAAAAACCGTGTGGGAAGTAGTCTCCGACGGTCTGGACTACATCGTGGTCGGCCAAAACGAAATGCCCTCCCGCGCGTACCTCTCCGCCTTCGGCTTCAAAGGTGCCGACCAGCAAAAACCCGCCAAGGTTCTCTCCGGTGGTGAACGCAACCGCCTCAACCTCGCGCTCACCCTCAAACAAGGTGGCAACCTCATCCTCCTCGACGAGCCCACCAACGACCTCGACGTGGAAACCCTTTCCTCCCTGGAAAACGCCCTGCAGAAATTCCCCGGCTGCGCCGTTGTGATCTCCCACGACCGTTGGTTCCTTGACCGCACCTGCACCCACATCCTCGCGTGGGAAGGCAACGTGGAAGAAGGGCAATGGTTCTGGTTTGAAGGCAACTTCGAGGAATACGAAAAGAACAAGGTCGACCGCCTTGGCCCCGAGGCTGCCCGTCCGTCCCGCGTGACTCACAGGAAACTCACTCGCTAA
- the cas2 gene encoding CRISPR-associated endonuclease Cas2: MRRDDTRRTLIAYDVPNDRRRGKIAKLLETYGDRIQYSVFVVDIIPSKLLRLKDEIGKIAQLDEDSILFCDLGRLADLGQQKFSYVGLCREITDNDVIIM; this comes from the coding sequence ATGAGGCGTGACGACACACGGCGCACACTAATTGCGTATGATGTTCCTAACGATAGACGGCGTGGAAAGATAGCGAAGTTGCTGGAAACCTATGGAGATCGCATACAATACAGCGTCTTTGTGGTTGATATCATTCCTTCGAAGCTTCTACGGTTGAAGGATGAGATTGGCAAGATTGCTCAACTGGACGAAGACTCGATACTATTCTGCGACTTGGGAAGGCTAGCCGACCTGGGGCAACAGAAGTTTAGCTATGTTGGATTGTGTAGGGAAATAACAGATAATGATGTGATTATCATGTAG
- a CDS encoding acyl-CoA thioesterase: MGERGNQHDVTEGAVVHVCRIPVRWSDFDRFGHLTNSAYVEVAQEARLDWAHQEFVQKGMDVPSVFVRHITADYRLPILPTATEVQVETEVVQVKTTSFTTRQTIKNEKGEAACVVECVQIAVDLKTASPRAIEAHEMKVLARGKSSEGSEEGQG, translated from the coding sequence ATGGGCGAACGTGGTAATCAGCATGACGTGACTGAGGGCGCTGTGGTGCATGTGTGTCGGATTCCGGTGAGGTGGTCGGATTTTGATCGTTTTGGCCATCTAACTAATTCCGCGTATGTGGAGGTGGCGCAGGAGGCGCGTTTGGATTGGGCGCATCAGGAGTTTGTACAGAAGGGCATGGATGTGCCATCTGTTTTTGTGCGGCATATTACTGCTGATTATCGTCTTCCGATTTTGCCCACGGCGACTGAGGTTCAGGTGGAAACCGAGGTTGTGCAGGTGAAAACCACGTCGTTTACCACCCGCCAGACTATTAAGAATGAGAAGGGCGAGGCTGCGTGTGTGGTGGAGTGCGTGCAGATTGCGGTGGATTTGAAGACGGCATCGCCGCGCGCGATTGAGGCGCATGAGATGAAGGTGCTCGCCCGCGGCAAGAGCTCAGAAGGCAGTGAAGAGGGCCAGGGCTAG
- a CDS encoding single-stranded DNA-binding protein: MAQHSYTVTGNLVADPHYRQTGENQGVCKFRLGASRQRRGEDNVWYSVDQVWLNVECWGPLAQHARRSLTKGMAVIVVGTLVTHSWRDADGELQSYMVVKASHIGPDLNRYLTNTVVPQHAVVQADATAEMPDASTDASQWVDSSSYKPEDVDKELAAVGAAGEVEEAPF; encoded by the coding sequence ATGGCTCAGCATTCCTACACTGTGACCGGCAATCTTGTCGCCGATCCGCATTACCGCCAGACGGGGGAAAACCAGGGGGTGTGTAAATTCCGGTTGGGCGCCAGCCGTCAGCGGCGTGGCGAGGACAACGTGTGGTATTCCGTCGACCAGGTATGGCTCAATGTTGAGTGCTGGGGGCCGCTGGCGCAGCACGCGCGTCGTTCCCTGACCAAGGGCATGGCGGTGATTGTGGTGGGCACGCTGGTGACGCATTCCTGGCGGGACGCTGATGGGGAGCTTCAGTCCTACATGGTGGTCAAGGCATCGCATATCGGCCCCGACCTGAACCGCTACCTCACCAACACTGTGGTTCCGCAGCACGCCGTGGTGCAGGCCGATGCCACAGCGGAGATGCCCGACGCCTCGACGGATGCGAGCCAATGGGTGGATTCCTCCTCTTATAAGCCGGAGGATGTCGATAAAGAACTCGCGGCGGTAGGGGCGGCGGGGGAGGTTGAGGAAGCGCCGTTTTAG
- a CDS encoding cytochrome c oxidase assembly protein encodes MTSSSSVTPTSNSIGATSTPTDTERAAASSSSARVTWPLFVLFCVTAGVVGAVVSAGFLGESLAALGIPDPGPLTTAGLPFFRAAAWMLAALSVGSFLFAGFLCSPRELRTPTAPRATTPRTPTTPHNSHNSHNSHNTHNTHPTLRFAILSADGTVASKTGAVAALCFGLIALLMVPMYLSDVSGQPLADAMQPQNWSTAINQVSTSLAWQWSAVFALVTGVAALTTHRWIMQPVWLCGAVLMIVPLGLEGHSASGGDHDYGTNSYLWHAVFMVLWVGGLMALIAHGRRRGPGMVVAVRRYSAVALASALVMTLSGLINAAIRIHWSDWFTTSYGTLILTKTVGVVVLIMMGWLHRQATIPKLEKQPRLFQRVAIVEVLVMAAITGVAVSLGRTPPPPPREPDLNTMDIQLGYKLFVEPTIWNVWTMWRFDIIFGTLAILLAVAYMWGVRRLRLRGEPWPWYRTAWFMSGCVMLLVTMCSGIGMNMPATFSMHMVGHMILSMGVPVFWVLGGPFTLWLAAINPGQPGQPGPREWLEVAINNSVVRFITHPAVNTIQFLVVFYILYLTPLYDVAVSEHAGHLTMNIMFLWSGFMYYWEVIGVDPVPVERNPMGKGAWLFGSLPFHMWFGVALMQMQVILAYDFYSTLGLPWHVDLLRDQNVGGGIAWAAGQFPLMIVVGAVVLAWYRDDHRQMRTYDKHADETDDEDMAAYNAMLAQINAGENPFEEYYAQDMRGRNDSST; translated from the coding sequence ATGACGTCATCTTCTTCGGTCACCCCCACGTCAAACTCAATCGGTGCCACCTCCACCCCAACAGACACTGAGCGCGCCGCGGCGTCGTCAAGCAGTGCCCGCGTGACCTGGCCGTTGTTTGTGTTGTTTTGTGTCACAGCGGGTGTTGTGGGTGCGGTGGTGTCGGCGGGTTTCTTGGGGGAGTCGTTGGCGGCGTTGGGTATTCCTGATCCGGGTCCGTTGACCACGGCGGGTTTGCCGTTTTTCCGGGCGGCGGCGTGGATGTTGGCGGCGTTGTCGGTGGGGTCGTTTTTGTTCGCGGGCTTCCTGTGCTCGCCCCGGGAGCTCCGAACACCCACCGCACCCCGCGCCACCACACCTCGAACACCCACCACACCCCACAACAGCCACAACAGCCACAACAGCCACAACACCCACAACACCCACCCCACCCTCCGCTTCGCCATACTGAGCGCGGACGGCACGGTGGCGTCGAAAACGGGTGCGGTTGCGGCGTTGTGTTTTGGTCTCATCGCCTTGTTGATGGTGCCGATGTATTTGTCGGATGTGTCAGGCCAGCCGTTGGCGGACGCGATGCAGCCACAGAATTGGTCAACCGCAATAAACCAGGTGTCTACATCGTTGGCGTGGCAGTGGTCGGCGGTGTTTGCGCTGGTCACGGGCGTTGCGGCGCTGACTACGCACAGGTGGATCATGCAACCGGTGTGGTTGTGCGGGGCGGTGCTGATGATTGTGCCGTTGGGCTTGGAGGGCCATTCGGCGAGCGGCGGCGATCATGATTACGGCACGAATTCTTACCTGTGGCATGCGGTGTTCATGGTGTTGTGGGTTGGGGGTTTGATGGCGCTGATCGCGCATGGTCGGCGGCGGGGGCCGGGCATGGTGGTGGCGGTGCGTCGTTATTCGGCGGTGGCGTTGGCGTCGGCGCTGGTGATGACGCTGTCGGGCCTGATCAACGCCGCGATTCGTATCCACTGGTCGGATTGGTTTACCACAAGTTATGGCACGTTGATTCTCACCAAAACCGTTGGTGTGGTGGTGCTCATCATGATGGGCTGGCTGCACCGCCAGGCCACGATCCCGAAGTTGGAGAAACAGCCACGCCTGTTCCAGCGGGTGGCGATTGTGGAAGTACTGGTGATGGCGGCGATCACGGGTGTGGCGGTGTCGCTGGGCCGCACTCCGCCGCCCCCGCCGCGCGAACCGGATTTGAACACGATGGATATTCAGCTGGGCTACAAGTTGTTTGTGGAACCCACCATCTGGAATGTGTGGACGATGTGGCGTTTCGACATCATTTTCGGCACCCTCGCCATCCTCCTCGCCGTCGCCTACATGTGGGGTGTGCGCCGCCTGCGCCTGCGTGGCGAACCCTGGCCGTGGTACCGCACCGCCTGGTTCATGTCAGGTTGCGTGATGTTGCTGGTCACCATGTGTTCCGGCATCGGTATGAACATGCCCGCCACGTTTTCCATGCACATGGTTGGCCACATGATTCTCTCCATGGGCGTCCCGGTGTTCTGGGTGCTGGGCGGTCCGTTCACCCTGTGGCTCGCCGCGATCAACCCAGGTCAGCCGGGCCAGCCGGGGCCGCGCGAGTGGCTTGAGGTGGCCATCAACAACTCGGTGGTGCGGTTTATCACCCACCCCGCGGTGAACACCATCCAGTTCCTGGTGGTGTTTTACATCCTGTACCTCACCCCGCTTTACGACGTCGCGGTGTCCGAGCATGCCGGTCACCTCACCATGAACATCATGTTTCTGTGGTCCGGTTTCATGTACTACTGGGAGGTCATTGGGGTGGATCCCGTCCCGGTGGAGCGCAACCCCATGGGCAAGGGCGCGTGGCTGTTCGGGTCGCTGCCGTTCCACATGTGGTTCGGGGTGGCGCTGATGCAGATGCAAGTCATCCTGGCCTACGATTTCTACTCCACACTGGGACTGCCGTGGCACGTGGATTTGCTGCGGGACCAGAACGTGGGCGGCGGCATCGCCTGGGCCGCAGGCCAGTTCCCACTGATGATTGTGGTGGGGGCCGTGGTGCTGGCGTGGTACCGGGACGATCACCGCCAGATGCGCACCTACGACAAACATGCCGACGAAACCGACGACGAGGACATGGCCGCCTACAACGCCATGTTGGCGCAGATCAACGCTGGTGAGAACCCCTTCGAGGAGTACTATGCGCAGGATATGAGGGGCAGAAATGATAGCTCCACCTAG